From Streptomyces sp. GSL17-111, one genomic window encodes:
- a CDS encoding thiamine pyrophosphate-requiring protein, translating into MTQVADYVLERLKAWGTHRVYGYPGDGINGLLGAFDRAHGDPEFIQARHEEMAAFMACGHAKFTGEVGVCVATSGPGGVHLLNGLYDAKLDHQPVVAVVGQQKRLCLGSHYQQEIALENLFADVSEFCQMVTHPGQARHVIDRAYKTALTRRGVATIIIPDDVQEEEAQPSPPKAHGSVFSSVGWSRPRMLPDERELRKAAGVLNEGERVAILIGQGAAEAEAEVKEVAELLGAGVAKALLGREVLPDSLPYVTGPIGLLGSRASDEMIQHCDTLFMIGTSFPYSEWLPDEGQARGVEIDIDGCMIGMRYPMDAHLVGDSKETLRALIPMLRRKEDRSWRKQIEKDVKDWHRVCERRADQHFDGTINPQAVASELSPRLPDHAIVTADSGSGTNWWARHLLLREGMRASLSGTLATMGPAVPYAIAARFAYPDRPVVAFIGDGAFQMNGMNEMITVKRYLDRLSGSRPLVFCVLNNQDLNQVTWEQRAMGGDPKYPGSQDIPDVPYAAYAELLGLKGIRCESPRKVGAAWDEALASDVPVVLEFKVDAEIAPIPPHIMLDQGKKAAKAMVHDPDRTGIAARGVRQKLTEFAGRLPGRDHG; encoded by the coding sequence GTGACTCAGGTCGCCGACTACGTGCTCGAACGCCTGAAGGCGTGGGGGACGCACCGCGTGTACGGCTACCCCGGCGACGGCATCAACGGCCTCCTGGGAGCCTTCGACCGGGCGCACGGCGACCCGGAGTTCATCCAGGCCCGCCACGAGGAGATGGCCGCCTTCATGGCCTGCGGCCACGCCAAGTTCACCGGGGAGGTCGGTGTCTGCGTCGCCACCTCGGGTCCCGGAGGCGTCCACCTGCTCAACGGCCTCTATGACGCCAAGCTCGACCACCAGCCCGTCGTCGCCGTCGTCGGGCAGCAGAAGCGCTTGTGCCTGGGCTCGCACTACCAGCAGGAGATCGCGCTGGAGAACCTCTTCGCCGACGTCTCCGAGTTCTGCCAGATGGTGACGCACCCCGGGCAGGCCCGGCACGTCATCGACCGCGCCTACAAGACGGCACTCACCCGCCGGGGCGTCGCCACCATCATCATTCCGGACGACGTGCAGGAGGAGGAGGCCCAGCCGTCCCCGCCCAAGGCGCACGGCTCCGTCTTCTCCAGTGTCGGATGGAGCCGGCCGCGCATGCTGCCCGACGAGCGGGAGCTGCGCAAGGCCGCCGGCGTCCTCAACGAGGGCGAGCGCGTCGCCATCCTCATCGGGCAGGGCGCCGCCGAGGCCGAGGCCGAGGTCAAGGAGGTCGCCGAGCTGCTCGGCGCCGGCGTCGCCAAGGCCCTCCTCGGCCGCGAGGTGCTGCCCGACTCCCTGCCCTACGTCACCGGCCCCATCGGCCTGCTGGGCAGCAGGGCCAGCGACGAGATGATCCAGCACTGCGACACGCTGTTCATGATCGGCACGAGCTTCCCGTACTCCGAGTGGCTCCCCGACGAGGGACAGGCCCGGGGCGTGGAGATCGACATCGACGGGTGCATGATCGGGATGCGCTACCCGATGGACGCCCACCTCGTCGGCGACTCCAAGGAGACGCTGCGCGCCCTCATCCCGATGCTCCGCCGCAAGGAGGACCGGAGCTGGCGCAAGCAGATCGAGAAGGACGTCAAGGACTGGCACCGCGTCTGCGAACGCCGCGCGGACCAGCACTTCGACGGCACCATCAACCCGCAGGCGGTGGCGAGCGAACTCTCGCCCCGGCTGCCCGACCACGCCATCGTGACGGCCGACTCCGGCTCCGGCACGAACTGGTGGGCCCGCCACCTCCTGCTGCGCGAGGGGATGCGGGCGTCCCTGTCCGGCACGCTCGCCACCATGGGCCCGGCCGTGCCCTACGCCATCGCCGCCCGCTTCGCCTACCCCGACCGCCCGGTGGTGGCCTTCATCGGGGACGGCGCGTTCCAGATGAACGGCATGAACGAGATGATCACCGTCAAGCGGTACCTGGACCGCCTGTCGGGCAGCCGGCCGCTGGTCTTCTGCGTCCTCAACAACCAGGACCTCAACCAGGTCACCTGGGAGCAGCGGGCCATGGGCGGTGACCCGAAGTACCCCGGCTCGCAGGACATCCCCGACGTGCCCTACGCCGCGTACGCCGAGCTCCTCGGGCTGAAGGGCATCCGCTGCGAGTCGCCGAGGAAGGTCGGCGCCGCCTGGGACGAGGCGCTGGCCAGCGACGTGCCCGTCGTCCTGGAGTTCAAGGTCGACGCCGAGATCGCCCCGATCCCGCCCCACATCATGCTCGACCAGGGAAAGAAGGCCGCGAAGGCCATGGTCCACGATCCCGACCGCACCGGGATCGCGGCCCGGGGGGTGCGCCAGAAGCTCACCGAGTTCGCCGGCCGGCTCCCCGGTCGCGACCATGGCTGA
- the qcrB gene encoding cytochrome bc1 complex cytochrome b subunit, which produces MLPSRRKARVQDATRQAALRTFDSLDARLPVARGGKEILRKAFPGHWSFLLGELALYSFVVLLLTGVFLTLFFDPSMGEVVYGGSYEPLRGVRMSAAYASTLDISFDVRGGLLIRQIHHWAALLFTAAIALHLLRVFFTGAFRRPREFNWVVGVTLFLLALGEGFCGYSLPDDLLSGTGLRIAQGIMLSIPVVGTYLSFLVFGGEYPGDIIIPRLYVTHILLVPGLLLALITVHLVLVFYLKHTQWAAKGHTNRNVVGDAMVPLFVAKSGGLFFCVFGVLAVLGAVAQINPIWAYGPYRTEQVSTFSQPDWYIGFLEGSLRLMPGWEISLWGHTLMLNVLVPAVLLPAALFAVLYLYPFFERWVTGDRGEHHLCDRPRDRPTRTGLGVAGVTFYGVLLLAGGQDLIAYLFHLSVNGLVWFFRAAVFAAPLLAFLLTRRVCLALQERDRDRLLEGDESGHVGQSVAGGFGDRHRPLPAEKRYPLLVRDVPRPVDGGPPAAEGAGGRPPRRERLRGALNRWYYGRRVEMPTTPEERREIAVRTAPPGRTGRDGG; this is translated from the coding sequence GTGTTGCCGTCCCGCAGGAAGGCTCGCGTCCAGGACGCGACCAGACAGGCGGCGCTCCGTACCTTCGACTCGCTCGACGCGCGGCTGCCCGTCGCCCGGGGCGGCAAGGAGATCCTGCGCAAGGCCTTCCCGGGCCACTGGTCGTTCCTGCTCGGGGAGCTGGCGCTCTACAGCTTCGTCGTGCTCCTGCTCACCGGCGTCTTCCTCACCCTCTTCTTCGACCCCAGCATGGGCGAGGTCGTCTACGGCGGTTCCTACGAGCCGCTGCGCGGCGTGCGGATGTCGGCGGCGTACGCCTCGACGCTGGACATCAGCTTCGACGTGCGCGGCGGCCTGCTGATCCGGCAGATCCACCACTGGGCGGCGCTGCTGTTCACGGCGGCGATCGCCCTGCACCTGCTGCGGGTCTTCTTCACCGGCGCCTTCCGCCGCCCCCGGGAGTTCAACTGGGTCGTGGGCGTCACGCTGTTCCTGCTGGCCCTCGGCGAGGGCTTCTGCGGCTACTCCCTGCCCGACGACCTGCTCTCCGGGACGGGCCTGCGGATCGCACAGGGCATCATGCTCTCCATCCCGGTCGTGGGCACCTACCTCAGCTTCCTCGTCTTCGGCGGCGAGTACCCGGGCGACATCATCATTCCGCGCCTGTACGTGACGCACATCCTGCTCGTGCCCGGCCTGCTGCTGGCGCTGATCACCGTGCACCTCGTGCTCGTCTTCTATCTGAAGCACACCCAGTGGGCGGCCAAGGGGCACACCAACCGCAACGTCGTGGGCGACGCGATGGTCCCGCTGTTCGTCGCCAAGTCCGGCGGGCTGTTCTTCTGCGTCTTCGGCGTCCTGGCGGTCCTCGGTGCCGTCGCGCAGATCAACCCGATCTGGGCGTACGGCCCCTACCGCACCGAGCAGGTCTCCACCTTCTCTCAGCCCGACTGGTACATCGGCTTCCTGGAGGGCTCCCTGCGGCTCATGCCCGGCTGGGAGATCAGTCTGTGGGGCCACACGCTGATGCTGAACGTGCTGGTCCCGGCCGTGCTGCTGCCCGCCGCGCTCTTCGCGGTCCTCTACCTCTACCCGTTCTTCGAACGCTGGGTCACCGGCGACCGGGGTGAGCACCACCTGTGCGACCGGCCGCGCGACCGGCCCACCCGTACCGGGCTCGGTGTCGCCGGGGTCACCTTCTACGGGGTGCTGCTGCTGGCGGGTGGCCAGGACCTGATCGCCTACCTCTTCCACCTGTCGGTGAACGGGCTGGTGTGGTTCTTCCGAGCGGCCGTGTTCGCCGCCCCCCTGCTGGCGTTCCTCCTCACCCGGCGCGTGTGCCTGGCGCTCCAGGAGCGGGACCGGGACCGGCTGCTGGAGGGCGACGAGAGCGGGCACGTCGGCCAGTCCGTCGCCGGCGGGTTCGGGGACCGGCACCGGCCGCTGCCGGCCGAGAAGCGCTACCCGCTGCTGGTCCGGGACGTACCCCGCCCGGTGGACGGGGGCCCGCCCGCCGCCGAGGGGGCCGGGGGACGCCCGCCACGCCGGGAGCGGCTGCGCGGGGCGCTGAACCGCTGGTACTACGGCAGGCGGGTCGAGATGCCGACGACCCCCGAGGAGCGGCGCGAGATCGCCGTGCGCACCGCGCCCCCCGGCCGCACGGGTCGGGACGGCGGCTGA
- a CDS encoding AAA family ATPase produces MDFGTRDSGEPRAPADLAWLRGVDSYTVGNYPQAEEEFRAAVRLDVGMADAWLGLHALRVDTTTALLRMFEYRDRFGEQRSRHGRKLNSWYWLGWWVQPVLESGRDLLLAHASHWLDGRHLAELDRALAGCPPPDSDPHVRFLHACRAYLAKDWEGLVVHTEPLVDDPLLGIESGLFAGMARVRLEMYGQAEPLLAAALMRCRSEQPQRKELRYWLARAREGTGRSAAALPLYRAVHRVDPAFMDTAARLTAIAESDGTADALTSSWAAPLRTASGGGAPDAGGAREAGPETGGPDGGEAQGAVPEELWDTAPGAPVGVGTVRDGGARRTGRGAGERWPRGPADPDLLAQALEELAGMVGLEPVKRQVRALSAQLHMARLRSRQGLPVQPPKRHFVFSGPSGTGKTTVARILGRVFYALGLLGGDHLVEAQRSDLVGEFLGQTAVKANELIDSALGGVLFVDEAYSLSNSGYAKGDAYGDEALQVLLKRAEDNRDRLVVILAGYPEGMDRLLAVNPGLGSRFTTRIDFPSYRPAELTAIGEVLAASNGDRWDEEALEELRSISGHVVDQGWIDELGNGRFLRTLYEKSCAYRDLRLTSWPGTPSREDLATLRLPDLMQAYGEVLSGRGPVGPRSEPPPD; encoded by the coding sequence ATGGACTTCGGCACGCGGGACTCAGGAGAGCCGCGCGCACCGGCCGACCTGGCCTGGCTGCGCGGCGTGGACTCCTACACCGTGGGCAACTACCCGCAGGCCGAGGAGGAGTTCCGCGCGGCCGTGCGCCTCGACGTGGGCATGGCCGACGCCTGGCTGGGGCTGCACGCCCTCCGTGTCGACACCACCACGGCCCTGCTGCGGATGTTCGAGTACCGCGACCGCTTCGGGGAGCAGCGCTCCCGGCACGGGCGCAAACTCAACTCCTGGTACTGGCTGGGCTGGTGGGTCCAGCCGGTACTGGAGAGCGGCCGTGACCTGCTGCTCGCGCACGCCTCGCACTGGCTGGACGGCCGGCACCTGGCCGAGCTCGACCGCGCGCTGGCCGGATGCCCGCCGCCGGACTCCGATCCGCACGTGCGCTTCCTGCACGCCTGCCGCGCCTACCTCGCCAAGGACTGGGAGGGCCTGGTGGTCCACACCGAGCCGCTGGTCGACGATCCCCTGCTGGGGATCGAATCCGGCCTGTTCGCGGGCATGGCCCGGGTGCGGCTGGAGATGTACGGGCAGGCCGAACCGCTCCTGGCCGCCGCCCTGATGCGGTGCCGCAGCGAGCAGCCGCAGCGCAAGGAACTGCGGTACTGGCTGGCACGGGCCCGGGAGGGCACCGGCCGCAGCGCGGCGGCCCTGCCGCTGTACCGCGCCGTGCACCGGGTCGACCCGGCCTTCATGGACACCGCCGCCCGGCTCACCGCCATCGCCGAGTCGGACGGCACGGCCGACGCGCTCACCTCCTCCTGGGCCGCTCCGCTGCGGACGGCGAGCGGCGGCGGCGCGCCGGACGCCGGCGGCGCCCGCGAGGCGGGGCCCGAGACGGGCGGCCCGGACGGCGGCGAGGCCCAGGGCGCCGTGCCGGAGGAGCTGTGGGACACGGCGCCGGGCGCCCCGGTGGGCGTCGGCACGGTGCGGGACGGCGGCGCGCGGCGGACGGGCCGGGGGGCGGGCGAGCGCTGGCCCCGGGGGCCGGCCGACCCGGACCTGCTGGCCCAGGCGCTGGAGGAACTGGCGGGCATGGTCGGGCTGGAGCCCGTCAAACGCCAGGTCCGGGCGCTGTCGGCGCAGCTGCACATGGCCCGGTTGCGGTCCCGTCAGGGGCTGCCGGTGCAGCCCCCGAAGCGGCACTTCGTCTTCTCCGGCCCGTCGGGAACGGGCAAGACGACCGTGGCCCGGATACTCGGGCGGGTGTTCTACGCCCTGGGGCTGCTGGGCGGGGACCACCTGGTGGAGGCCCAACGGTCGGACCTGGTCGGGGAGTTCCTCGGCCAGACGGCCGTGAAGGCGAACGAGCTGATCGACAGTGCGCTCGGCGGGGTCCTCTTCGTCGACGAGGCCTACAGCCTGTCCAACTCCGGGTACGCCAAGGGCGACGCCTACGGTGACGAGGCCCTGCAGGTGCTCCTCAAGCGCGCGGAGGACAACCGGGACCGGCTGGTCGTCATCCTCGCCGGCTACCCCGAGGGGATGGACCGGCTGCTCGCCGTCAATCCCGGGCTCGGCTCCCGCTTCACCACCCGCATCGACTTCCCGAGCTACCGCCCGGCGGAGCTGACGGCGATCGGCGAGGTGCTGGCGGCGTCGAACGGCGACCGGTGGGACGAGGAGGCCCTGGAGGAGCTGCGCAGCATCAGCGGCCACGTGGTGGACCAGGGCTGGATCGACGAGCTCGGCAACGGCCGGTTCCTGCGCACCCTGTACGAGAAGAGCTGCGCCTACCGGGATCTGCGGCTGACGTCCTGGCCGGGCACCCCGTCGCGCGAGGACCTGGCGACGCTGCGGCTGCCCGACCTCATGCAGGCCTACGGCGAGGTGCTCTCGGGCCGGGGGCCCGTCGGTCCGCGATCCGAGCCGCCGCCCGACTGA
- the ctaD gene encoding aa3-type cytochrome oxidase subunit I, with the protein MAHQEHAAPVGVGPEGRPAEPGEEPRRLGRQVTEWLRTTDHKVIGNLYLVTSFGFFLFAGLLALLMRTELAAPGLQLTTPDQYNQFVTIHGTIMMLLFATPLFAGFANAIMPLQIGAPDVAFPRLNAFTYWVYLFGGLMVVAGFLTPGGAASFGWFAYAPLNSQAYSPGVGADLWTMGLVVAGTSTILGSVNFITTVICLRAPGMTMFRMPLFTWNVLFTSILALLAFPVLTAALLALASDRTFGSHIFDPANGGAILWQHLFWFFGHPEVYIVALPFFGIVTEIIPVFSRKPVFGYLGLIGATIAITMLSAVVWAHHMFATGAVLLPFFSLTSFLIAVPTGVKFFNWIGTMWRGSLSFETPMLWALGFLVTFLLGGLTGVLVASPPLDFHLTDSYFVVAHLHYVLFGTVVFAMFGGFYFWWPKFTGRMLHEGLGRVHFWSTLVAFQITFLVQHWLGESGMPRRVVDYLEADGFTVLNVVSTAGAFLLGVSTMVFLYNVWWTTQHAPRVTGNDPWGYGRSLEWATSCPPPRHNFVTLPRVRSNDPAFSVNHPEIVAYEQRWKEELRRS; encoded by the coding sequence ATGGCCCATCAGGAACACGCGGCCCCGGTGGGCGTGGGCCCCGAGGGCCGTCCGGCGGAGCCCGGGGAGGAGCCGCGGCGGCTCGGACGGCAGGTCACGGAGTGGCTGCGGACCACGGACCACAAGGTCATCGGCAACCTCTACCTGGTGACCTCGTTCGGCTTCTTCCTCTTCGCCGGCCTGCTGGCCCTCCTCATGCGCACCGAACTGGCCGCTCCGGGGCTGCAGCTGACGACACCGGACCAGTACAACCAGTTCGTCACCATCCACGGCACGATCATGATGCTGCTCTTCGCGACGCCGCTGTTCGCCGGCTTCGCGAACGCCATCATGCCGCTCCAGATCGGGGCGCCGGACGTCGCCTTCCCCCGGCTGAACGCGTTCACCTACTGGGTGTACCTCTTCGGCGGTCTCATGGTGGTGGCGGGCTTCCTGACGCCCGGCGGGGCGGCCTCGTTCGGCTGGTTCGCCTACGCGCCGCTGAACAGCCAGGCGTACTCGCCGGGCGTCGGGGCGGACCTGTGGACGATGGGGCTCGTCGTGGCCGGCACGAGCACGATCCTGGGCTCGGTCAACTTCATCACGACGGTCATCTGTCTGCGGGCGCCGGGGATGACGATGTTCCGGATGCCGCTGTTCACCTGGAACGTGCTGTTCACCTCGATCCTCGCCCTGCTGGCCTTCCCCGTCCTGACAGCGGCCCTGCTGGCGCTGGCCTCGGACCGCACCTTCGGCTCCCACATCTTCGACCCCGCGAACGGCGGCGCGATCCTGTGGCAGCACCTGTTCTGGTTCTTCGGCCATCCCGAGGTCTACATCGTGGCGCTGCCCTTCTTCGGCATCGTCACCGAGATCATCCCGGTCTTCAGCCGCAAACCCGTCTTCGGCTACCTGGGTCTGATCGGTGCGACGATCGCGATCACCATGCTGTCGGCGGTGGTGTGGGCGCACCACATGTTCGCGACCGGCGCGGTGCTGCTGCCGTTCTTCTCGCTGACGTCCTTCCTCATCGCGGTGCCCACCGGGGTGAAGTTCTTCAACTGGATCGGCACGATGTGGCGCGGTTCGCTGAGCTTCGAGACACCGATGCTGTGGGCGCTGGGGTTCCTGGTGACGTTCCTGCTCGGCGGGCTCACCGGCGTCCTGGTGGCGTCCCCGCCGCTGGACTTCCACCTGACGGACAGCTACTTCGTCGTCGCCCACCTGCACTACGTGCTCTTCGGCACCGTCGTCTTCGCGATGTTCGGCGGCTTCTACTTCTGGTGGCCGAAGTTCACCGGGCGGATGCTCCACGAGGGTCTGGGCAGGGTCCACTTCTGGTCGACGCTGGTCGCCTTCCAGATCACTTTCCTCGTGCAGCACTGGCTGGGCGAGAGCGGCATGCCGCGCCGGGTCGTGGACTACCTGGAGGCGGACGGGTTCACCGTGCTGAACGTCGTCTCCACCGCCGGGGCCTTCCTGCTGGGCGTCTCCACAATGGTGTTCCTCTACAACGTGTGGTGGACCACCCAGCACGCCCCCCGGGTCACCGGGAACGACCCCTGGGGCTACGGCAGGTCACTGGAGTGGGCGACCTCGTGCCCGCCGCCCCGCCACAACTTCGTGACGCTGCCCCGCGTGCGGTCCAACGACCCGGCGTTCAGCGTCAACCATCCGGAGATCGTCGCCTACGAACAGCGGTGGAAAGAGGAGCTGAGGCGGTCATGA
- the ctaF gene encoding aa3-type cytochrome oxidase subunit IV: MRAEALYFAGVAGFFAVVAPVYLRYGDDPAGGAVLVVCCLMAGLVAFFLWTQYRRRGRRPEDRREGEIMERAGPLDFFPPHSGAPVVTAAGMALLGLGVVFGLWLLLIGFAVLTGGVFAFVLQYADPD; the protein is encoded by the coding sequence ATGAGAGCGGAGGCCCTGTACTTCGCGGGCGTCGCGGGCTTCTTCGCGGTCGTCGCGCCGGTGTACCTGCGGTACGGGGACGACCCGGCGGGCGGCGCCGTCCTGGTGGTGTGCTGTCTGATGGCGGGGCTCGTCGCCTTCTTCCTGTGGACGCAGTACCGGCGCCGTGGGCGGCGGCCCGAGGACCGTCGCGAGGGGGAGATCATGGAGCGGGCCGGGCCGCTGGACTTCTTCCCGCCGCACAGCGGCGCCCCGGTGGTGACGGCGGCCGGCATGGCCCTGCTCGGCCTCGGCGTCGTCTTCGGGTTGTGGCTCCTCCTGATCGGCTTCGCGGTGCTCACCGGCGGGGTCTTCGCCTTCGTCCTCCAGTACGCCGACCCGGACTGA
- a CDS encoding peptidase C39 family protein, translating to MSRPVPTRRALLAASVAVAATAAASTVPAAAAPARPPAGGGGRTASTVAHRAWSGVRDWRQGSSDGLRVHAGRRPGLRVAAPAGTLTYRDPHGGTARERWEYGTWLSPVQRLHHPAGELIASWNAQTPAGTWLRVEARGTYSDGTSSPWYTLGVWTSGDGDDVPRRTSVSGQGDGRSTVWTDTLAVTEDGLKLTAFQLRATLLRAPGSRETPTLWRLGAMTSDVPDRFEVPATEPGEAAGVELDAPRYSQNIHIGRYPEYDNGGEAWCSPTSSQMIIESWGRVPDPADYGWVDPAYDDPQVCHAARGSYDYQYEGCGNWPFNAAYAATYDDLQAVVTRLDSLHDAERLVRAGIPLITSQSFREEELPGAGYGTAGHLMTVIGFTRDGDVIANDPNADSNAEVRRVYPRRAFENIWLRTKRRDADGKVKGGTGGVCYLYFPTRLTPRQRHVLRSLGVA from the coding sequence ATGAGCCGACCCGTCCCGACCCGTCGAGCCCTCCTGGCGGCCTCCGTGGCCGTCGCCGCCACCGCGGCGGCGAGCACGGTGCCGGCCGCCGCCGCACCCGCGCGGCCCCCGGCCGGCGGGGGCGGACGGACCGCGTCCACCGTCGCCCACCGGGCGTGGAGCGGTGTCCGCGACTGGCGGCAGGGCTCGTCCGACGGCCTCCGGGTGCACGCGGGACGGCGCCCCGGTCTCCGCGTCGCCGCCCCCGCCGGCACGCTGACCTACCGCGACCCGCACGGCGGTACCGCGCGCGAGCGGTGGGAGTACGGCACGTGGCTCTCCCCGGTCCAGCGCCTGCACCACCCCGCCGGTGAGCTCATCGCCTCCTGGAACGCCCAGACCCCCGCGGGTACCTGGCTGCGGGTCGAGGCCCGCGGGACCTACTCCGACGGCACCTCCTCGCCCTGGTACACGCTCGGCGTCTGGACCTCCGGTGACGGCGACGACGTGCCCCGCCGCACGTCGGTGAGCGGCCAGGGCGACGGACGCAGCACGGTGTGGACCGACACCCTCGCCGTCACCGAGGACGGCCTGAAGCTCACCGCCTTCCAGCTCCGCGCCACCCTGCTGCGCGCCCCGGGCAGCCGGGAGACGCCGACGCTGTGGCGGCTGGGCGCCATGACCTCCGACGTGCCCGACCGGTTCGAGGTGCCCGCCACCGAGCCCGGCGAGGCGGCCGGCGTCGAGCTGGACGCGCCCCGCTACTCGCAGAACATCCACATCGGCCGCTACCCCGAGTACGACAACGGCGGGGAGGCCTGGTGCAGCCCGACGTCCTCCCAGATGATCATCGAGTCCTGGGGCCGGGTGCCGGACCCCGCCGACTACGGCTGGGTCGACCCCGCCTACGACGACCCCCAGGTGTGCCACGCGGCCCGAGGCAGCTACGACTACCAGTACGAAGGCTGCGGGAACTGGCCCTTCAACGCGGCCTACGCCGCCACCTACGACGACCTCCAGGCCGTCGTCACCCGGCTGGACTCCCTCCACGACGCCGAACGGCTCGTCCGGGCCGGCATCCCGCTGATCACCTCGCAGTCCTTCCGGGAGGAGGAGCTGCCCGGCGCCGGGTACGGCACCGCCGGTCACCTGATGACCGTGATCGGCTTCACCCGGGACGGCGACGTCATCGCGAACGACCCCAACGCCGACAGCAACGCCGAGGTCCGCCGCGTCTACCCGCGGCGCGCCTTCGAGAACATCTGGCTGCGCACGAAGCGCCGCGACGCCGACGGCAAGGTCAAGGGCGGCACCGGAGGCGTGTGCTACCTCTACTTCCCCACCCGCCTCACACCCCGCCAGCGCCACGTCCTGCGCTCCCTCGGCGTGGCCTGA
- a CDS encoding uridine kinase family protein: MTPPSPAPDALAARLRTLPASCGAVRLVAVDGHAGSGKSTLARILAAALGDAPVLHLDDLASHASFFGWTARLADEVLTPLARGATARPAAYDWERRAFGRPLVLPPAPVVLLEGVGAGRRAVRPALAAVLWLDVDREVAWERGRRRDGPALAAFWDAWTAAEQAHFAADPTRPYADLLVRQVPRGYAVLPGPQARRLHDERHPE, encoded by the coding sequence GTGACGCCCCCCTCCCCCGCCCCGGACGCCCTCGCGGCGCGGCTGCGGACGCTCCCGGCCTCCTGTGGAGCGGTGCGCCTGGTGGCCGTCGACGGGCACGCGGGCTCGGGCAAGAGCACGCTGGCCCGGATCCTGGCGGCGGCGCTGGGCGACGCGCCGGTCCTGCACCTGGACGACCTGGCCTCGCACGCCTCGTTCTTCGGCTGGACGGCGCGGCTCGCCGACGAGGTCCTCACCCCCCTCGCGCGCGGCGCCACGGCCCGGCCGGCGGCCTACGACTGGGAGCGGCGCGCCTTTGGCCGGCCGCTCGTCCTGCCGCCCGCGCCCGTGGTGCTGCTGGAGGGGGTGGGCGCCGGCCGGCGGGCGGTGCGGCCCGCGCTGGCGGCGGTGCTGTGGCTCGACGTGGACCGCGAGGTCGCCTGGGAGCGGGGGCGGCGCCGCGACGGGCCCGCGCTGGCGGCGTTCTGGGACGCCTGGACGGCGGCGGAGCAGGCGCACTTCGCCGCCGACCCGACCCGTCCGTACGCGGATCTGCTCGTGCGGCAGGTGCCGCGCGGGTACGCGGTGCTGCCGGGGCCGCAGGCACGTCGGCTCCACGACGAGCGTCACCCGGAGTAG
- a CDS encoding SDR family oxidoreductase — protein sequence MRGEQRVVVVTGASAGVGRASARAFGERGAKVALLARGTRGLQGAAREVEAAGGTALPLPVDVADHAALAEAARRVEAELGPIDVWVNCAFSGVFAPVVEVRPEEFKRVMEVTYLGYVHGTLVALSHMRPRGRGAIVQVGSALAFRGIPLQAAYCAAKHAVQGFTESLRCELLHERSSVRVTMVQLPAVNTPQFDWVLSRLPRRPQPVPPLYEPETVARTVVHAAAHPRRRAYWVGGSTVGTLLANRLAPGLLDRYLARTGYDSQQTDEPADPDAPANLWEPADGPGGRDFGTRGRFTGSAHRRSPQAGLSRHHGRTAVAALAATAVTASLVHRLTCRHVRRGDIVAAAGRHGV from the coding sequence GTGCGTGGCGAACAGCGGGTCGTGGTGGTGACGGGCGCGAGCGCCGGGGTCGGCCGGGCGTCGGCGCGGGCCTTCGGTGAGCGCGGAGCGAAGGTCGCGCTGCTGGCCCGGGGCACGCGCGGGCTCCAGGGGGCCGCCCGGGAGGTCGAGGCGGCCGGCGGGACGGCGCTGCCCCTCCCGGTGGACGTCGCCGACCACGCGGCGCTGGCCGAAGCGGCCCGGCGCGTGGAGGCCGAGCTGGGCCCCATCGACGTCTGGGTGAACTGCGCCTTCAGCGGCGTCTTCGCACCGGTGGTGGAGGTCCGCCCGGAGGAGTTCAAACGGGTGATGGAAGTGACGTACCTGGGGTACGTCCACGGCACCCTGGTGGCCCTCAGCCACATGCGGCCCCGGGGCAGGGGCGCGATCGTGCAGGTCGGCTCGGCGCTGGCCTTCCGCGGCATCCCGCTCCAGGCGGCCTACTGCGCGGCCAAGCACGCCGTGCAGGGCTTCACCGAGTCGCTCAGGTGCGAACTGCTCCACGAGCGCAGCTCCGTCCGCGTCACCATGGTGCAGCTGCCGGCGGTCAACACGCCGCAGTTCGACTGGGTGCTGTCGCGGCTGCCGCGCCGGCCACAGCCAGTGCCTCCCCTCTACGAGCCGGAGACGGTCGCGCGGACGGTCGTGCACGCCGCGGCGCACCCCCGGCGCCGTGCGTACTGGGTCGGCGGCTCCACCGTCGGCACCCTCCTCGCCAACCGGCTCGCTCCGGGCCTGCTCGACCGCTACCTCGCGCGCACCGGCTACGACTCCCAGCAGACCGACGAACCAGCGGACCCGGACGCCCCGGCCAACCTGTGGGAGCCCGCCGACGGGCCCGGGGGGCGCGACTTCGGCACCCGGGGACGGTTCACCGGCTCCGCGCACCGGCGCAGCCCGCAGGCCGGTCTCTCCCGGCACCACGGCCGTACGGCGGTGGCGGCGCTGGCCGCGACGGCCGTCACGGCCTCCCTGGTCCACCGGCTGACCTGCCGTCACGTGCGGCGGGGGGACATCGTCGCGGCAGCGGGGCGACACGGCGTTTGA